One Dioscorea cayenensis subsp. rotundata cultivar TDr96_F1 chromosome 15, TDr96_F1_v2_PseudoChromosome.rev07_lg8_w22 25.fasta, whole genome shotgun sequence genomic region harbors:
- the LOC120277774 gene encoding uncharacterized protein LOC120277774: MNSALPISANLLPTSSFVHLINLKLTRDNYLLWKAQSFPYLTSQQLMGYVKGSILCPDKMITETIASGTQQVPTPTYQAWLQQDYLILNALFSSLSEGVLSHVFFLATSHEFLKVKNLANTFALIGQPLHDEEIIVYMLAGLDTEFDSLVTSINIRSNSISLSDLYVYMLVFELRMAHNNTSFRDVDPAINNVYCNNSAGKSLNRERGRAKGGQLHGTSSGNEQNSNDSHTLC; this comes from the exons ATGAACTCTGCCCTTCCCATCTCTGCCAACTTACTGCCAACATCGTCGTTTGTGCATCTCATCAACCTAAAGCTGACTCGTGACAATTATCTTCTCTGGAAGGCACAATCCTTTCCATACCTGACGAGCCAACAACTTATGGGCTACGTCAAAGGCTCCATCCTGTGCCCTGATAAGATGATCACCGAGACTATTGCGTCTGGTACACAACAAGTACCCACTCCTACATACCAAGCTTGGTTACAGCAAGATTATCTCATCCTCAACGCCCTTTTCTCATCACTTTCCGAGGGTGTACTCTCACATGTATTTTTCCTTGCAACCTCTCATGAG TTCCTCAAGGTCAAGAACCTGGCGAATACCTTCGCCTTAATCGGCCAACCTCTCCATGATGAGGAGATCATcgtgtacatgttggcgggatTGGACACTGAGTTTGACTCACTGGTCACATCTATCAATATAAGGTCAAATTCAATTTCTCTTAGTGATCTCTATGTATACATGCTGGTATTTGAGCTACGCATGGCACACAACAACACTTCATTCAGAGATGTAGATCCTGCCATCAACAATGTTTACTGCAATAATAGTGCTGGAAAGTCCTTAAACCGCGAGCGTGGCCGTGCCAAAGGTGGTCAATTGCATGGAACATCATCAGGAAATGAACAAAACTCCAACGATAGCCACACATTATGTTAG